A single genomic interval of Nostoc commune NIES-4072 harbors:
- the speA gene encoding biosynthetic arginine decarboxylase: MGADSTATSDEVVQVPSNGHKEVKNHKQKKLLPPSPTTGDLPRSWKIEDSEALYRIEGWGQPYFSISAAGHVTVSPKGDRGGSLDLFELVNAMKQRNLGLPMLIRFSDILEDRIERLNACFAKAIARYNYPGVYRGVFPVKCNQERHLIEDLVKFGKPHQFGLEAGSKPELMIALAVLDTPGALLVCNGYKDREYIETAMLAQRLGQTPIIVLEQIEEVDLVIDANRQLGIKPILGVRAKLSTQGMGRWGTSSGDRAKFGLTMPEVIEAVDKLREANLLDSLQLMHFHIGSQISAINVIKDAIQEASRIYVELAMLGADMKYLDVGGGLGVDYDGSQTNFYASKNYNMQNYANDIVAELKDTCAERQIPVPTLISESGRAIASHQSVLIFDVLSTSDVPLDSPEPPQEGESPIINYLWETYQSINQENYQEFYHDAAQFKEEAISRFNLGILRLRERAKAERLYWACCQKILKITRQQEYVPDELEDLEQIMASIYYVNMSVFQSAPDCWAIDQLFPIMPIHRLDEEPTRRGILADLTCDSDGKIDRFIDLRDVKSVLELHTYKPGEPYYLGMFLNGAYQEIMGNLHNLFGDTNAVHIQLTPKGYQIEHVVKGDTMSEVVSYVQYDSEDMVENIRQRCEKALEEKRITLAESQRLLQTYEQSLRRYTYLNS; this comes from the coding sequence ATGGGTGCTGATTCAACTGCTACATCTGACGAGGTGGTACAAGTACCGTCCAATGGACACAAAGAAGTGAAAAACCATAAGCAAAAAAAGCTGTTACCACCTAGTCCTACCACAGGAGATTTACCTCGCTCTTGGAAAATTGAGGATAGTGAAGCCTTATACCGGATTGAAGGTTGGGGACAACCTTATTTTTCCATTAGCGCTGCTGGACACGTTACCGTGTCACCCAAGGGCGATCGCGGCGGTTCTCTTGACTTGTTTGAATTGGTCAACGCCATGAAGCAGCGCAACTTGGGACTTCCCATGTTGATTCGATTTTCTGATATTTTGGAAGACCGGATTGAGCGGTTGAATGCTTGTTTTGCTAAAGCGATCGCCCGCTATAATTACCCTGGTGTCTACCGTGGTGTGTTCCCCGTTAAATGCAATCAAGAGCGGCATTTGATTGAGGATTTAGTAAAATTTGGCAAACCCCATCAATTTGGTTTAGAAGCCGGTTCCAAGCCTGAATTAATGATTGCTCTGGCTGTTTTGGATACACCAGGAGCGTTGTTAGTTTGCAACGGCTACAAAGACCGAGAATACATCGAAACGGCAATGTTAGCCCAAAGACTAGGGCAAACACCAATCATCGTCTTAGAACAGATTGAAGAGGTTGATTTGGTGATTGATGCCAATCGCCAGTTAGGTATTAAACCAATATTAGGTGTTCGTGCTAAACTCAGTACCCAAGGCATGGGACGTTGGGGAACTTCTAGTGGCGATCGCGCTAAATTTGGTTTGACTATGCCTGAAGTAATCGAGGCTGTTGACAAATTACGCGAAGCTAACCTGCTCGATTCTTTGCAGTTGATGCACTTCCACATCGGCTCACAAATTTCTGCCATTAACGTGATTAAAGATGCTATCCAAGAAGCCAGCCGCATTTATGTGGAATTGGCAATGCTGGGAGCAGATATGAAATACCTTGATGTTGGTGGTGGCTTGGGCGTAGATTATGATGGCTCCCAAACCAACTTCTATGCATCGAAAAATTACAACATGCAGAACTATGCCAACGACATCGTGGCAGAGTTAAAAGATACCTGTGCAGAGCGGCAGATTCCCGTACCAACACTGATTAGCGAAAGTGGACGAGCGATCGCATCCCATCAGTCGGTACTGATTTTTGATGTTCTCAGTACTAGTGATGTCCCTCTCGATTCACCAGAACCTCCACAAGAGGGAGAATCCCCGATTATTAATTATCTTTGGGAAACTTACCAATCCATCAACCAAGAGAATTATCAGGAGTTTTACCACGACGCTGCACAATTCAAAGAAGAAGCCATCAGTCGTTTCAACTTAGGAATTTTACGCCTCAGAGAACGAGCCAAAGCCGAACGCCTATACTGGGCTTGTTGTCAGAAAATTCTCAAAATCACTAGACAGCAAGAATACGTACCCGATGAACTGGAAGACCTAGAACAAATCATGGCTTCCATCTACTACGTCAACATGTCAGTATTTCAATCAGCACCAGATTGCTGGGCGATCGACCAACTATTCCCAATCATGCCAATCCACCGCTTGGATGAAGAACCAACACGGCGGGGAATTTTGGCAGACCTTACCTGCGATAGTGATGGTAAAATCGACCGCTTTATAGACCTGCGCGATGTCAAATCGGTTTTAGAGTTGCATACTTACAAGCCCGGAGAACCATATTATTTGGGAATGTTCTTGAATGGAGCTTACCAAGAAATCATGGGCAATTTGCACAACTTATTTGGGGATACTAACGCCGTTCACATTCAATTGACGCCCAAAGGTTACCAGATTGAACATGTTGTCAAAGGTGACACCATGAGCGAAGTGGTGAGCTATGTCCAGTATGACTCCGAAGATATGGTGGAAAACATTCGCCAGCGTTGCGAGAAAGCATTAGAAGAAAAACGAATCACTCTAGCAGAATCTCAGCGACTGCTACAAACCTACGAACAGAGTCTCAGAAGATACACGTACTTAAATAGTTAG
- a CDS encoding sugar phosphate nucleotidyltransferase, whose amino-acid sequence MKAMILAAGKGTRVRPITYTMPKPMMPILQKPVMEFLLELLRHHGFDQILVNVSHLAEEIENYFRDGQRFGVQIAYSFEGKIDDDGKLVGEAIGSAGGMRRIQDFSPFFDDTFVVLCGDALIDLDLTAAVKWHKSKGAIATIITKSVPKEEVSSYGVVVTDEEGRVKAFQEKPSTEEALSTNINTGIYIFEPEVFNHIPSGVEYDIGGQLFPKLVEIKAPFYAIPMDFEWVDIGKVPDYWRAIRGVLLGEIKNVQIPGHEVAPGIYTGLNVAVNWDKVDITGPVYIGGMTRIEDGAKIVGPAMIGPNCWICSGATVENSVIFEWSRLGPGVRLVDKLVFGRYCVDKTGAAIDVQAAALDWLITDARQTPPSHTPLELQAIEELLGTNAS is encoded by the coding sequence ATGAAAGCGATGATTCTCGCGGCTGGCAAGGGTACTCGCGTGCGTCCGATTACGTACACTATGCCCAAGCCAATGATGCCTATCCTGCAAAAGCCAGTGATGGAATTCTTGCTGGAACTGTTACGGCATCATGGATTTGACCAGATTCTAGTAAATGTTAGTCATTTGGCTGAGGAAATAGAAAACTATTTTCGTGATGGTCAGAGGTTTGGAGTGCAAATTGCCTATTCCTTTGAAGGAAAAATTGATGACGACGGGAAACTGGTGGGCGAAGCAATTGGTTCAGCTGGAGGGATGCGGCGCATCCAAGACTTCTCACCCTTTTTTGATGATACCTTTGTGGTTTTATGTGGTGATGCTTTAATTGACCTGGATTTAACTGCGGCGGTTAAATGGCATAAATCCAAAGGAGCGATCGCTACTATTATTACGAAATCTGTCCCCAAGGAAGAAGTTTCTAGTTACGGTGTGGTGGTAACAGACGAAGAGGGACGTGTTAAAGCTTTCCAAGAAAAACCTTCAACAGAAGAAGCCCTCAGCACCAACATCAACACAGGTATTTACATCTTTGAACCAGAGGTGTTTAACCATATCCCCTCTGGTGTCGAATATGATATTGGTGGCCAATTGTTTCCCAAATTGGTAGAAATTAAAGCCCCCTTCTACGCCATCCCTATGGACTTTGAATGGGTAGATATCGGTAAGGTACCAGATTATTGGCGGGCGATTCGTGGTGTACTGCTAGGTGAAATCAAGAATGTGCAAATTCCTGGTCATGAAGTCGCTCCTGGCATCTATACTGGCTTAAATGTCGCCGTAAATTGGGACAAAGTGGATATCACAGGCCCAGTTTACATTGGCGGTATGACGAGAATAGAAGACGGAGCTAAAATTGTCGGCCCAGCAATGATTGGCCCTAATTGTTGGATATGTAGTGGTGCAACAGTAGAAAACAGCGTGATTTTTGAATGGTCGCGCCTGGGCCCAGGAGTGCGTTTAGTCGATAAGCTGGTGTTTGGACGTTATTGCGTGGATAAAACTGGCGCTGCAATAGATGTTCAAGCGGCTGCTTTAGACTGGCTGATTACTGATGCCCGTCAGACTCCGCCATCACATACGCCTCTTGAGTTACAAGCGATAGAGGAATTGTTGGGGACAAACGCAAGTTAG
- a CDS encoding winged helix-turn-helix transcriptional regulator — protein sequence MSVSKNPDACPVSILMSLLSGPWTMYILWVLCNSGPTRFGALKHLVEGISTKVLTERLRMLEAAEIIYRHYEPTVPPQVTYGLTERGQELVDVLHQLSTLAERWYGSEQQSECEAKKPMHSPSA from the coding sequence ATGTCTGTCTCTAAAAATCCTGATGCTTGCCCTGTCAGTATTCTGATGTCCTTACTATCAGGCCCCTGGACAATGTATATACTGTGGGTGTTGTGTAACAGTGGGCCTACTCGCTTTGGTGCATTGAAACACCTCGTTGAAGGCATCTCTACCAAAGTTCTGACGGAAAGACTGAGGATGCTTGAGGCAGCAGAGATTATTTATCGCCATTATGAACCGACTGTCCCACCTCAAGTAACTTACGGTCTTACAGAACGTGGTCAGGAACTCGTTGATGTACTTCATCAACTCAGTACACTTGCTGAACGTTGGTATGGCAGCGAACAACAGTCTGAATGTGAAGCAAAAAAGCCGATGCATTCTCCATCGGCTTAA
- a CDS encoding FMN-dependent NADH-azoreductase, producing MVNILHIDSSPRGERSHSRELSKEFVSGWKAAHPEDAIAYRDIGHHTIPHVDEAWIAAAFSPPETHTPELTEALRISDELIDEFLAADRYVFGVPMYNFNIPSTFKAYIDQIVRANRTFAIDAQGLRGLVEGKKAVIITARGADFSATSPYAAYDFQEPYLRTIFGFIGLTDIQFINANSLNEGDARTQSLSEARAAIQDLIPQW from the coding sequence GTGGTAAACATTCTACATATTGATTCCAGCCCCCGTGGAGAGCGATCGCACTCCAGAGAACTATCAAAAGAATTCGTCAGTGGTTGGAAGGCAGCACATCCTGAAGATGCGATCGCCTATCGAGATATAGGGCATCACACAATTCCTCACGTTGATGAAGCTTGGATTGCAGCTGCATTTTCACCACCAGAAACCCATACCCCAGAATTAACTGAGGCACTTAGGATTTCTGACGAACTGATTGATGAGTTTTTGGCAGCCGATCGCTACGTCTTTGGAGTGCCAATGTATAACTTCAATATACCTTCCACATTTAAGGCTTACATCGACCAAATCGTTCGCGCTAACCGGACTTTTGCTATAGATGCTCAAGGCTTGAGAGGGTTAGTCGAGGGTAAAAAGGCGGTGATCATTACAGCTCGCGGCGCTGACTTTAGCGCCACATCTCCTTACGCTGCTTACGACTTCCAAGAACCCTACCTGCGGACGATTTTCGGCTTTATTGGACTTACAGACATTCAATTTATTAACGCTAATAGCTTGAATGAGGGAGATGCCCGTACCCAATCTCTATCAGAAGCACGAGCAGCAATTCAAGATTTGATCCCCCAGTGGTAA
- a CDS encoding AI-2E family transporter: MRRSASLQRLLIYGLSGPIIALNVWLLSVLFRYFQHPITVLIIAAILAFLLNYPVKLFERARITRPQAVIIVLLATLTLLVILGVTLVPLIIDQTVQLLNNIPDWLGASQENLKQFEMLAKQRRLPIDLRVVSSQINANIQNLVQQLASGAVGFAGTLLSGLLDVVLVIVLAFYMLLYGDRVWYGLVNLLPSNIADPLTASLRLNFQNFFLSQLLLGLFMVLTLTPIFLVMKLPFALLFAILIGISELIPFIGASLGIGLVTILVLLQNWWLAVQVAIAAILMQQLKDNLLAPRLLGNFIGLNPIWIFVAILMGFEIAGLLGTLVAVPIAGTIKGTFDAIKSGKPSDFVSTVTITHDPPPD; the protein is encoded by the coding sequence ATGCGCCGTTCGGCCTCCCTTCAACGCCTGTTAATTTATGGTCTAAGCGGCCCGATTATCGCTCTCAATGTCTGGCTGCTATCTGTGCTTTTTCGCTATTTTCAGCATCCCATTACCGTCTTGATCATTGCAGCGATTCTGGCTTTTCTACTAAATTATCCGGTTAAGTTATTTGAACGTGCCCGGATCACGCGCCCTCAGGCGGTGATCATAGTTTTACTTGCAACATTAACTCTGTTGGTGATTTTAGGCGTAACTCTAGTGCCGTTGATCATTGATCAAACAGTTCAATTGTTAAATAATATCCCTGATTGGTTAGGCGCGAGTCAAGAGAACTTAAAGCAGTTTGAGATGCTGGCAAAACAACGACGTTTGCCAATTGATTTGAGGGTTGTGAGCAGTCAAATCAATGCCAACATTCAGAATCTGGTACAACAACTAGCTTCTGGTGCAGTGGGATTTGCTGGAACACTGCTTTCAGGATTACTTGACGTAGTGTTAGTAATTGTGCTTGCATTTTATATGCTTTTATATGGCGATCGCGTCTGGTATGGTCTGGTCAATCTTTTGCCATCTAATATTGCAGATCCCCTCACCGCATCCTTGCGCCTAAATTTTCAGAACTTTTTCCTCAGCCAGTTATTGCTAGGACTGTTCATGGTGCTAACCCTAACGCCAATTTTCTTAGTAATGAAGCTGCCCTTTGCTCTGTTGTTTGCCATATTAATCGGGATCTCGGAACTCATTCCCTTTATCGGGGCATCTCTTGGCATTGGTCTAGTAACGATTTTAGTACTGCTGCAAAATTGGTGGTTGGCAGTTCAAGTTGCTATAGCGGCAATTCTCATGCAGCAGCTTAAAGATAACTTGTTAGCTCCCAGATTACTCGGCAACTTTATTGGGTTGAATCCTATCTGGATTTTCGTAGCTATTTTGATGGGATTTGAGATTGCTGGCTTGTTGGGGACACTTGTTGCTGTTCCCATTGCTGGTACTATCAAAGGAACTTTCGATGCAATTAAGAGCGGCAAGCCAAGTGATTTTGTCTCAACTGTCACTATTACTCATGACCCACCCCCTGATTAA
- a CDS encoding TerC family protein: MLDRIFDYLDFHFSIEAPIVLLILVLLEALLSADNAIALAAIAKGLEDKELERRALNFGLVVAYVLRISLILTATWVQQFWQFELLGAAYLLWLVFQHFTSEEAKDDHHHGPRFNSLLQAIPVIAFTDLAFSLDSVTTAIAVSQEKWLVLTGATIGIITLRFMAGLFIRWLDEYENLEDAGYITVALVGLRLLLKVVNDSFVPPEWIMIAAIFLILGWGFSKRVGTELPQVEPEKSEVSK, from the coding sequence ATGCTAGACCGAATTTTTGATTACCTCGACTTTCATTTCAGCATTGAAGCCCCAATAGTTCTGCTGATCTTGGTGCTTTTAGAGGCGCTGTTATCTGCCGACAATGCCATCGCCTTGGCTGCGATCGCAAAAGGGTTGGAAGACAAGGAACTTGAGCGTAGAGCTTTGAACTTTGGTTTAGTCGTTGCTTATGTGCTGCGAATCAGCCTGATTCTCACTGCCACTTGGGTACAACAATTCTGGCAATTTGAATTATTGGGCGCTGCTTATCTGCTGTGGTTGGTATTCCAACACTTTACCTCAGAAGAAGCCAAGGACGATCACCATCACGGGCCGCGTTTTAATTCATTGTTGCAAGCGATACCTGTGATCGCATTTACAGATTTGGCATTTTCTTTGGATAGCGTGACAACTGCGATCGCAGTTTCTCAAGAAAAATGGCTAGTGCTGACGGGTGCAACAATTGGTATTATCACGCTGCGATTCATGGCGGGATTGTTTATCCGTTGGCTAGACGAATATGAAAACCTAGAAGACGCAGGCTATATAACTGTGGCCTTGGTGGGTTTACGCTTGTTGTTGAAAGTGGTGAACGATAGTTTTGTTCCACCAGAATGGATCATGATTGCTGCGATCTTCCTGATTTTAGGCTGGGGATTTTCCAAGCGTGTTGGCACTGAATTGCCCCAAGTAGAACCAGAAAAGAGCGAAGTATCTAAATAA
- a CDS encoding DNA double-strand break repair nuclease NurA: MLDLTKLARQMQGLSQHLTLEAVASRQRLELAQQHLKNAYESQQDLIDRQEKWRDRILFANATPIEPLETCIDIPVPPKIHTVIATDGSQIAPNHHEIAYCYLLNIGRVVLHYGQNRHPLLDSLPEVFYRPEDLYMSRQWGIRTEEWMSFRRTASETTVLAELACAAKGEAPALAMVDGSLIYWFLEQLPMDARDRILPPILEAWQQMRDAQIPLMGYLSASRSIETMNFLRLLACPHPVPDCKTYCPNQLEKVACKIFEQLRDTSVWATRLKPGQRSTLWRSNSPIIELYGDQIIYFCYVHVGTEIARIEVPAWVAENVTILDQALGLMLAQVQKGYGYPVAIAEAHNQAVVKGGDRTRFFALLEQQMIKAGLKNVGTSYKEARKRGSIA; this comes from the coding sequence ATGCTTGACCTTACAAAACTAGCGCGACAAATGCAGGGTTTAAGTCAGCATCTTACTTTAGAAGCTGTTGCCAGTCGTCAGCGTTTAGAATTGGCGCAACAACATCTAAAAAATGCTTACGAGTCTCAACAAGATTTAATTGATCGCCAGGAAAAATGGCGCGATCGCATTCTCTTTGCTAATGCTACCCCAATTGAGCCGTTAGAAACCTGCATTGATATCCCAGTTCCCCCCAAGATACATACTGTCATCGCTACCGATGGTTCCCAAATTGCCCCCAACCATCACGAAATTGCTTATTGTTATCTCCTAAATATCGGCAGAGTCGTATTACACTACGGGCAAAATCGCCATCCATTACTTGATAGTTTGCCAGAGGTATTTTACCGTCCAGAGGATTTATACATGTCTCGGCAGTGGGGAATTAGAACCGAAGAATGGATGAGTTTTCGCCGCACTGCTTCAGAAACAACGGTATTAGCAGAACTTGCATGTGCAGCGAAAGGGGAAGCACCAGCATTGGCGATGGTAGATGGTTCCTTAATTTACTGGTTCTTAGAACAATTACCAATGGATGCACGCGATCGCATTTTACCCCCAATCCTGGAAGCTTGGCAGCAGATGCGTGATGCTCAAATTCCGTTGATGGGCTATCTTAGCGCCTCTCGCAGCATCGAAACAATGAACTTTTTACGGTTGTTAGCTTGTCCTCATCCAGTACCAGACTGTAAAACTTATTGCCCAAATCAGTTAGAAAAAGTAGCTTGTAAAATTTTTGAACAGTTGCGAGATACTTCTGTTTGGGCAACCCGACTCAAACCAGGACAACGCAGTACCCTGTGGCGCAGTAATTCCCCAATTATCGAACTCTACGGAGATCAAATCATTTACTTTTGCTATGTCCACGTTGGTACCGAAATCGCTCGGATCGAAGTTCCAGCATGGGTAGCAGAGAATGTAACTATATTAGACCAAGCATTGGGGCTAATGCTAGCACAAGTCCAAAAAGGATATGGCTACCCAGTAGCGATCGCAGAAGCCCATAATCAAGCAGTAGTTAAAGGTGGCGATAGAACGCGTTTCTTTGCCCTCCTCGAACAACAAATGATTAAAGCTGGTTTGAAAAATGTGGGAACTTCCTACAAAGAAGCCAGAAAGCGCGGCAGTATTGCTTAG
- a CDS encoding HAD family hydrolase, with translation MVASSPTILALDFDGVICDGLIEYFEVAWRTYCEIWSFANDTPPDDLALRFYRLRPVIETGWEMPVLIKALVDGILDDKILHEWASIAPKLLLNDKLQAKEIGAKLDKQRDEWITTDLDGWLSLHRFYPSVIEKIKLTIDSGVDLYIVTTKEGRFVQQLLQQEGVNLPAKSIIGKEVKRPKYEILRNLKQEAENKAISLWFVEDRLKTLQLVQQQADLKEVKLFLADWGYNTQAEREAAQNDPRIHLLSLSHFSKDFSAWL, from the coding sequence ATGGTAGCAAGTAGTCCCACAATTTTAGCCCTAGACTTTGATGGAGTCATATGCGACGGACTAATTGAATATTTTGAGGTAGCATGGCGTACCTACTGTGAAATTTGGTCTTTTGCTAACGACACACCACCAGATGATTTAGCTTTAAGATTCTATCGCCTACGACCTGTAATAGAAACAGGTTGGGAAATGCCCGTTTTAATCAAAGCCTTGGTAGATGGAATTCTTGATGATAAAATTCTTCATGAATGGGCAAGCATCGCCCCAAAACTTTTGTTAAACGACAAGCTGCAAGCAAAAGAAATTGGCGCGAAACTAGATAAGCAACGAGATGAATGGATTACCACAGATTTAGATGGTTGGCTAAGTCTACATAGATTTTATCCAAGTGTAATAGAAAAAATCAAATTAACTATTGACAGTGGAGTTGATCTATACATTGTGACAACTAAAGAAGGGCGTTTTGTCCAACAATTGTTACAACAAGAAGGAGTGAATTTACCAGCAAAATCAATTATTGGCAAAGAAGTCAAGCGTCCTAAATATGAAATTTTGCGAAATTTAAAGCAGGAAGCAGAAAATAAGGCAATTAGTCTCTGGTTTGTAGAAGATAGACTCAAGACTTTGCAGTTAGTCCAACAACAAGCAGACCTTAAAGAGGTGAAACTCTTCCTCGCAGACTGGGGTTATAATACCCAAGCAGAAAGAGAAGCCGCCCAAAATGATCCGCGAATTCATCTGTTATCACTGTCTCACTTTTCCAAAGATTTCTCTGCTTGGCTTTAA
- the ndk gene encoding nucleoside-diphosphate kinase, producing MERTFLAIKPDGVQRGLVGEIIRRFETKGFTLVGLKFLKVSRELAEQHYDVHRERPFFAGLVEFITSSPVVAMVWEGDGVVASARKIIGATNPLTSEPGTIRGDFGINIGRNLIHGSDAPETAQKEIALWFKDEELVNWQPHLTPWLHE from the coding sequence TTGGAACGTACATTCTTAGCAATTAAGCCAGATGGAGTACAACGGGGATTAGTGGGGGAAATTATCCGTCGCTTTGAAACTAAAGGTTTTACCCTAGTTGGTTTAAAGTTCCTGAAAGTCAGTCGAGAATTGGCAGAACAACACTATGATGTTCACCGGGAACGTCCCTTTTTTGCTGGTCTAGTGGAATTTATCACTTCTAGCCCAGTGGTGGCGATGGTATGGGAAGGTGATGGTGTTGTTGCATCTGCCAGAAAGATTATTGGTGCGACGAACCCCTTAACATCAGAGCCAGGAACGATTCGCGGTGATTTTGGCATAAATATTGGTCGCAACTTAATCCACGGTTCTGATGCTCCAGAAACCGCGCAAAAGGAAATAGCCCTATGGTTTAAGGATGAAGAATTAGTAAATTGGCAACCACATTTAACGCCTTGGTTGCACGAGTAA
- a CDS encoding segregation/condensation protein A, with amino-acid sequence MEASELLETITLLIYQAQQGEIDPWDVQVIEVIDRYLELMAPEAIGRGYESDLSQSGQAFLSASMLVLFKANTLMQLSTVGDIQNGVVDDSLLEDEDGISHQGHRLPLERQLRRRASAMPPPKRRVTLQELIKQLQIMANQLKQVEKVSKPIRPRRLPSVQSMREALELAHQENLTEVAKELEQVLNVSARELNLEQNWLNLEQLVELWTQTKHLNQNGSGHDSKHSNLVSVFWALLLLSAQSKVELFQEEFYHEIKVRLLTSAQTGKPFEESMN; translated from the coding sequence ATGGAAGCTTCCGAGCTATTAGAAACAATCACACTCCTGATTTACCAAGCCCAACAGGGAGAAATTGACCCTTGGGATGTCCAAGTGATTGAGGTGATTGACCGTTACTTAGAACTGATGGCACCGGAGGCAATAGGAAGAGGTTATGAATCGGACTTGTCTCAATCTGGACAGGCATTTTTGTCAGCATCAATGCTGGTATTATTCAAAGCTAATACCTTGATGCAATTGTCAACAGTAGGAGATATCCAGAATGGTGTAGTAGATGATTCCCTATTGGAAGATGAAGACGGAATATCACATCAGGGTCATCGTCTACCATTAGAACGGCAATTGCGTCGTCGTGCATCGGCAATGCCGCCACCAAAGCGTCGGGTGACTCTGCAAGAGTTAATTAAACAATTGCAGATTATGGCAAACCAGCTAAAACAGGTAGAAAAAGTCAGCAAACCTATCCGTCCCAGGCGGTTGCCTAGCGTCCAAAGTATGCGGGAAGCACTGGAGTTAGCTCACCAGGAAAATCTGACGGAAGTAGCTAAGGAACTGGAGCAGGTATTGAATGTGTCGGCAAGGGAGCTAAATTTAGAACAAAATTGGTTGAATCTAGAACAACTTGTAGAGTTGTGGACTCAGACAAAGCATCTCAACCAAAATGGGTCTGGACATGATTCTAAACACAGTAATTTAGTTAGCGTTTTCTGGGCACTGCTGTTGCTCTCGGCTCAATCGAAAGTAGAGCTATTTCAAGAGGAGTTTTACCATGAGATTAAAGTTCGGCTACTTACATCAGCTCAGACTGGTAAACCTTTTGAGGAGTCGATGAACTAA
- the pdxH gene encoding pyridoxamine 5'-phosphate oxidase yields the protein MDKTIADLRKDYTLEGLSELEVDLNPFIQFKKWFDQALAAQLPEPNAMTIATATPDGKPSARMVLLKDFDERGFAFFTNYNSHKGQELAENPQGALVFWWAELERQVRISGYVEKVSETESDQYFHSRPANSRLGAWISNQSEVIESREVLERRLQEFKSKYENEEIPRPPHWGGLRVIPTEIEFWQGRPSRLHDRLLYSRLDNDTWKIERLSP from the coding sequence ATGGACAAAACCATAGCTGACCTTCGTAAAGACTACACTTTAGAAGGTTTGAGCGAACTTGAGGTTGACCTCAATCCGTTCATCCAATTTAAAAAATGGTTCGATCAGGCACTAGCAGCGCAACTCCCAGAACCCAATGCCATGACCATTGCTACCGCAACACCTGACGGTAAGCCCTCAGCCAGAATGGTGTTACTCAAGGATTTTGATGAACGGGGCTTTGCCTTTTTTACTAACTACAACAGTCACAAAGGACAAGAACTGGCAGAAAATCCTCAAGGAGCTTTAGTGTTCTGGTGGGCAGAACTGGAACGTCAAGTGCGGATTTCGGGGTATGTAGAGAAAGTTTCCGAAACTGAGTCCGACCAGTATTTTCACAGTCGTCCTGCTAACAGTCGCCTGGGTGCGTGGATATCTAATCAAAGCGAGGTGATAGAAAGCCGAGAAGTTCTTGAGCGACGTTTGCAGGAGTTTAAGAGCAAATATGAAAATGAGGAGATTCCCCGACCGCCTCATTGGGGAGGCTTACGAGTGATCCCCACAGAAATTGAGTTTTGGCAAGGCCGCCCCAGCCGTCTGCACGATCGCTTACTTTATAGCCGTTTAGATAATGACACTTGGAAAATTGAGCGGTTGTCACCGTGA